In a single window of the Myxococcus stipitatus genome:
- a CDS encoding Hsp33 family molecular chaperone HslO: MSDELVSGLLKKADLRVVLAVTTALSQKARATHRTAPAAAALLSQALTAAALLGALQKSEARINLQVECDGPLRGLFVDGDAAGTVRGYVKNPLVEYVGGDGQYHWRPVLGNQGFLSVLRDMGQGEHYRSSVELERFDLAGDLERYFQQSDQLPSHLLLAQLPTPGPGGQTESLGVVAGLLVQPLPNADMEAFGALGERLRRDFESVLRAHAASGASAVLRALLPESDFEVMSRYPLGFACSCSEDRVKRALLAMGREELQDLLDKEGQAEATCQFCTTRYVIPGDVIRGMLASGSV; encoded by the coding sequence ATGTCCGATGAGCTCGTCAGTGGATTGTTGAAGAAGGCGGACCTGCGCGTGGTGCTGGCCGTCACCACGGCCCTGTCCCAGAAGGCCCGGGCCACCCACCGCACGGCCCCGGCCGCCGCCGCGCTGTTGTCCCAGGCGCTCACCGCGGCCGCCCTGCTCGGCGCCCTCCAGAAGAGCGAGGCGCGCATCAACCTCCAGGTCGAGTGCGACGGCCCCCTGCGGGGCCTGTTCGTGGACGGGGACGCCGCCGGCACGGTGCGCGGCTACGTGAAGAACCCGCTGGTGGAGTACGTGGGCGGCGACGGCCAGTACCACTGGCGGCCCGTGCTGGGGAACCAGGGCTTCCTCTCCGTCCTGCGGGACATGGGGCAGGGCGAGCACTACCGCTCCTCCGTGGAGCTGGAGCGCTTCGACCTGGCGGGCGACCTGGAGCGCTACTTCCAGCAGTCGGATCAGCTCCCGTCACACCTGCTGCTCGCGCAGCTGCCCACCCCCGGGCCGGGGGGGCAGACGGAGTCGCTGGGCGTCGTCGCCGGCCTGCTCGTGCAGCCGCTGCCCAACGCGGACATGGAGGCCTTCGGCGCGCTGGGGGAGCGGCTGCGTCGAGACTTCGAGTCCGTGCTCCGCGCGCACGCGGCGTCTGGCGCGTCCGCGGTGCTCCGCGCGCTGCTGCCCGAGTCCGACTTCGAGGTGATGTCGCGCTACCCGCTCGGCTTCGCCTGCTCGTGCAGCGAGGACCGCGTCAAGCGCGCGCTGCTGGCGATGGGACGCGAGGAGCTCCAGGACCTGCTCGACAAGGAGGGGCAGGCGGAAGCGACGTGTCAATTCTGTACGACGCGATATGTCATTCCGGGAGACGTCATTCGGGGCATGCTGGCGAGCGGCTCGGTTTGA